In one Alistipes sp. ZOR0009 genomic region, the following are encoded:
- a CDS encoding M28 family peptidase, which produces MQRKIMVAALACITSFASAQRGEKAINPQQMVKDILTLSADSLQGREPCTIGETRTIAYLKSRMKEIGLLPAFGKSYTQAVPLVSIRSLLPNTVKVSTKGGEFSLRAGLDYTAWSPTKKHSINLKNSPLIFVGFGVNAPESQWNDFKKMDVKGKTIVVLVNDPGFYNHDTTLFKGKAMTYYGRWRYKFEEAERRGAAACLIIHNESGAGYPWSVVDKHTNGTEFYIDEPTLAKRQCMVNGWITEQAANELLAQAGYQLSQLKDAAAKRSFSPIDLKSTISISIKNEFKRCKSMNVAGYIKGRKYPNEVIVYTGHWDHLGITTPIEGDSICHGASDNASAISWMFGIAKAFKTGPAPERSILFLSPTAEESGLLGSEYYVKHPRFPMSKTVAIFNTDVFVFLGKFKDVTVTGLGHSQLDEMLTEAAATQGRYVTADPTPENGMFYRSDQQPFLKAGVPALFAKGYVEAIDLGKENTALTNAEYWKTVYHKPTDRFIVGRSKIDGVYEDAILFYRLGNKLANSRIFPKWKAGSEFYRKR; this is translated from the coding sequence ATGCAACGAAAAATAATGGTTGCTGCGCTAGCTTGTATCACCTCCTTTGCCTCAGCACAGCGAGGCGAAAAGGCAATCAACCCGCAGCAAATGGTTAAGGATATCCTTACCCTCTCAGCCGACTCGCTACAGGGGCGCGAACCCTGCACCATTGGCGAGACACGCACCATCGCGTACCTAAAATCGCGAATGAAGGAAATTGGGCTTTTGCCTGCCTTTGGAAAAAGCTACACGCAGGCAGTTCCGCTAGTTTCCATACGCAGCCTACTCCCCAATACCGTTAAGGTTAGCACCAAGGGTGGCGAATTTTCGCTTCGTGCTGGTCTAGACTACACCGCTTGGAGTCCTACTAAAAAGCATTCGATCAACCTAAAGAACTCTCCGCTTATATTTGTTGGATTTGGCGTAAATGCACCCGAAAGCCAATGGAACGACTTTAAAAAGATGGACGTAAAAGGGAAAACGATTGTCGTGCTGGTAAACGATCCCGGATTCTACAACCACGATACCACCCTCTTTAAAGGAAAGGCGATGACCTACTACGGCCGCTGGCGCTACAAGTTTGAGGAGGCAGAAAGAAGAGGTGCTGCAGCCTGCCTAATCATTCACAACGAATCTGGCGCAGGCTATCCTTGGAGCGTTGTAGATAAGCACACAAACGGTACAGAATTTTACATAGACGAGCCCACCTTGGCAAAACGCCAATGCATGGTTAACGGCTGGATTACAGAGCAAGCTGCCAATGAGCTGCTAGCTCAAGCCGGCTACCAGCTTTCGCAGTTAAAGGATGCCGCCGCTAAGCGTAGCTTCTCTCCCATCGATCTTAAATCGACAATCTCAATCAGCATCAAAAATGAGTTTAAGCGATGTAAATCGATGAACGTAGCGGGCTACATAAAGGGACGCAAATACCCCAACGAGGTTATTGTATACACTGGACACTGGGATCACCTTGGCATTACCACCCCTATTGAAGGAGACTCTATCTGCCACGGAGCATCAGACAACGCCTCTGCCATATCTTGGATGTTTGGAATTGCAAAGGCATTTAAAACTGGTCCCGCACCCGAACGCTCTATTCTTTTTCTGTCGCCTACAGCCGAAGAATCTGGCTTACTAGGTAGCGAATACTACGTTAAGCACCCTCGGTTCCCAATGAGCAAAACCGTTGCCATCTTCAATACCGATGTCTTCGTTTTTCTTGGCAAGTTTAAGGATGTTACGGTTACAGGACTTGGTCACTCTCAGCTCGACGAAATGCTAACCGAAGCTGCCGCCACGCAAGGACGCTACGTAACGGCCGATCCAACCCCCGAAAACGGGATGTTTTACCGTTCGGACCAACAGCCATTCCTTAAAGCTGGCGTACCAGCCCTATTTGCCAAAGGATACGTCGAGGCAATCGACCTAGGAAAGGAAAATACCGCGCTAACCAACGCTGAATACTGGAAAACAGTATACCACAAGCCTACCGATCGGTTTATTGTGGGAAGAAGCAAAATCGACGGCGTTTATGAGGATGCCATCCTTTTCTACCGTCTGGGAAATAAGCTGGCGAATAGCCGTATTTTTCCAAAATGGAAGGCTGGCTCGGAGTTTTATCGAAAGAGATAA
- a CDS encoding TraR/DksA family transcriptional regulator gives MSEKERTRYSDEELAEFKELILEKLEKAKRDYDLLKSAINYSESNDTQDTSPTFKTLEEGAATLSKEESGRLAQRQSKFIQHLEAALIRIENKSYGICRETGKLIPKERLRAVPHATLSIEAKGK, from the coding sequence ATGTCAGAAAAGGAAAGAACACGCTACTCGGATGAGGAGCTAGCCGAATTTAAAGAGTTAATCCTAGAGAAGCTCGAAAAGGCTAAACGGGACTATGACTTGCTTAAGTCGGCTATCAACTACAGCGAAAGCAACGACACGCAAGATACCTCGCCAACCTTTAAAACGTTGGAGGAAGGAGCGGCAACTCTTTCGAAGGAAGAATCTGGAAGGTTGGCTCAACGCCAGTCTAAGTTTATCCAGCATCTTGAGGCTGCCCTTATTCGTATCGAGAATAAATCTTACGGAATATGTCGTGAAACGGGAAAGTTGATTCCGAAGGAACGCCTAAGGGCTGTTCCACACGCCACTTTAAGCATTGAGGCTAAAGGAAAGTAA
- a CDS encoding glycoside hydrolase family 2 TIM barrel-domain containing protein, which yields MRRHLLVALLCCFAGGAGAQSIPAELQTPQVVEVNRQPMRASSFAFENEMLAKNLKKESSSRFLSLNGSWKFCWVKNPNDRPKDFYLPDFDDSKWDNFKVPANWEVNGYGIPIYTNHAYEFTGKAKMGGRLDPPFDIPENYNPVGSYRKTFELPEGWKDQQVFIHLGAVKSAFFIYVNGKKVGYSEDSKLAAEFDITKWVKPGKNLVALQVYRWSDGSYLECQDMFRISGIEREVYLFATPQVAIRDFKLKSELTNGYTDGAFKLDANVASYVVDKNTLHSKPQPFFVSARIVDADGKEVFRQRTNKSEVLGQYHKMVSVSGTIPNVKPWSAEIPNLYTLYITLENEKGEVQEVIPQRIGFRTIEVKGVDVLVNGKRVFFKGVNRHEVSLRNGHTLTHDEMRKDIEMMKKLNVNAVRCSHYPPDPYFFDLCDEYGIYVIDEANIESHGRYYDLEYTLGNDKAWYNPHMQRILRMYERDKNRTCVLFWSLGNEAGNGCNFYAGYDWLKANDSRPVQYERAEDDYNTDIICPQYPDPNWMVQYSKENPTRPLIMSEYAHIMGNSLGNFKEYWDVIERYSSLQGGFIWEWIDQGIDTVKNGKRILAYGGDFPLEGPVNEHFSDNNFCVKGVVTGDRGYTPMAREVKKVYEHIKTKSDDPKSGKIMVTNGYFFRDLSNFQLNWSILEDGVVKEKGIIADINTAPQTSKNITIPFNTKLRSDKEYFLNISYVLKKEEPFLPAGYEQTYEQLVLQAKAPQVDVAPVKGKLTIVENGKNIAVSGGSFEVNFNFETGVLVSYKVGKETVIGDGPKPNFWRAPTDNDMGAGFNRNFRMWRNAYDGGKVTAATVKDNGNGTVVVSITKSILNGDASTEQVFTIDTKGNVKVKNSFNAIKGAYKGMLRVGNAMSLNKAYSNISWYGRGPWESYWDRKASAIVGIYKENVKDSYFPYARPQESGNKSDVRWLTMTNAKGKGIKIEGETLLNVGALPYSVDDLDPEMDKKQYHSGELQPAPFINFNVDFEQMGVQGIDSWGSWPLDQYQLKFKSYSYTYWIKPI from the coding sequence ATGAGAAGACACTTACTAGTAGCGCTGTTATGTTGCTTTGCCGGGGGGGCAGGTGCTCAGTCAATACCTGCTGAGCTGCAGACTCCGCAAGTTGTTGAAGTGAATAGGCAACCTATGAGAGCCTCGAGCTTTGCTTTCGAAAACGAAATGCTGGCAAAAAATCTAAAGAAGGAGAGCTCTTCCCGATTTCTTTCGCTAAACGGCAGCTGGAAATTTTGCTGGGTAAAGAACCCTAATGATCGTCCTAAGGATTTTTACCTTCCTGATTTCGATGATTCGAAATGGGATAACTTTAAGGTACCAGCCAACTGGGAGGTTAATGGCTATGGAATTCCAATTTATACCAACCATGCCTACGAGTTTACCGGGAAGGCAAAGATGGGGGGACGGTTAGATCCTCCGTTTGATATTCCCGAAAATTATAATCCAGTAGGTTCCTATCGTAAGACTTTTGAACTTCCCGAGGGATGGAAAGATCAGCAGGTGTTTATCCATTTAGGTGCGGTTAAGTCTGCCTTTTTTATCTACGTAAATGGGAAAAAGGTTGGCTACAGCGAGGATAGCAAGCTGGCAGCCGAATTTGATATAACCAAATGGGTAAAGCCTGGTAAGAATCTCGTAGCCCTTCAGGTGTACCGATGGAGCGATGGCTCGTATCTCGAGTGCCAAGATATGTTCCGTATCTCGGGTATCGAAAGGGAGGTGTACCTATTTGCTACTCCTCAGGTTGCTATTCGCGACTTTAAGCTGAAGTCTGAGCTTACCAATGGCTATACAGATGGGGCTTTTAAGCTCGATGCCAATGTTGCAAGCTACGTAGTTGATAAGAATACGCTTCATAGTAAGCCTCAGCCGTTTTTTGTATCGGCACGAATTGTAGATGCAGATGGGAAGGAGGTATTTCGCCAGCGGACAAATAAGAGCGAGGTGCTGGGTCAGTACCATAAAATGGTTTCGGTATCGGGAACTATTCCAAATGTGAAACCATGGTCGGCAGAGATCCCTAACCTATATACGCTTTACATTACGCTAGAGAATGAAAAAGGAGAGGTGCAGGAGGTAATCCCTCAGCGTATTGGATTTAGAACAATAGAGGTTAAGGGTGTTGATGTGCTTGTTAACGGGAAGCGAGTATTTTTTAAAGGGGTTAACCGCCACGAGGTAAGTCTTCGTAATGGGCATACCCTAACTCACGACGAGATGCGCAAGGATATCGAGATGATGAAAAAGCTTAATGTGAATGCTGTTCGTTGCTCTCACTATCCTCCCGATCCTTACTTTTTTGACTTATGCGACGAGTATGGCATTTATGTGATTGATGAGGCCAACATCGAATCGCATGGTCGTTACTACGATCTGGAGTACACGCTTGGTAACGATAAGGCTTGGTACAATCCGCACATGCAGCGTATTCTTCGGATGTACGAGCGCGATAAGAACCGTACATGCGTTCTTTTTTGGTCGTTGGGTAACGAAGCTGGCAATGGCTGTAACTTCTATGCAGGTTACGACTGGTTAAAGGCTAACGATAGTCGTCCTGTTCAGTACGAGCGTGCCGAGGATGACTATAATACCGATATTATTTGTCCTCAATATCCCGATCCTAACTGGATGGTTCAATATTCGAAAGAAAATCCAACACGTCCGTTGATTATGTCGGAGTATGCCCACATAATGGGGAATAGCCTTGGTAACTTTAAGGAGTACTGGGATGTTATTGAGCGCTATTCTTCGTTGCAGGGCGGATTTATCTGGGAATGGATAGACCAGGGGATTGACACGGTGAAAAATGGGAAGCGAATACTTGCTTACGGAGGTGATTTTCCTCTAGAAGGACCCGTTAACGAGCATTTTTCTGATAATAACTTCTGCGTAAAAGGGGTTGTAACAGGGGATAGGGGCTATACGCCAATGGCTCGCGAGGTAAAAAAGGTATACGAGCATATCAAAACAAAATCAGACGATCCTAAATCAGGGAAGATTATGGTAACCAACGGCTACTTCTTCCGCGACCTCTCTAACTTTCAGCTAAACTGGAGTATTCTAGAAGATGGGGTTGTAAAGGAGAAGGGAATTATTGCTGATATTAATACCGCTCCTCAAACATCTAAAAATATCACCATTCCTTTTAATACAAAGTTGAGGTCTGATAAGGAGTACTTCTTAAACATCAGCTATGTATTAAAAAAGGAGGAGCCATTTTTGCCAGCAGGCTATGAGCAAACCTACGAGCAGTTGGTACTTCAAGCAAAGGCTCCTCAGGTGGATGTTGCTCCTGTCAAAGGTAAGCTAACCATTGTGGAGAACGGGAAAAATATTGCCGTTAGCGGTGGATCTTTCGAAGTTAACTTCAACTTTGAAACAGGCGTACTGGTTTCTTACAAAGTAGGTAAGGAAACTGTTATTGGAGATGGTCCAAAGCCAAACTTCTGGCGCGCTCCAACCGATAATGATATGGGAGCTGGTTTTAATAGAAACTTCCGTATGTGGCGTAACGCTTACGATGGAGGAAAGGTTACTGCCGCTACTGTAAAGGATAACGGAAACGGTACGGTAGTAGTGAGTATCACAAAAAGTATTTTAAATGGCGATGCTAGCACCGAGCAGGTGTTTACCATTGATACGAAGGGAAATGTAAAGGTTAAAAACTCCTTTAATGCCATTAAGGGAGCCTATAAGGGAATGCTTCGTGTTGGAAATGCGATGAGCTTAAATAAAGCGTATAGCAATATAAGCTGGTATGGACGTGGTCCATGGGAGAGCTACTGGGATAGAAAGGCATCGGCAATAGTCGGTATTTACAAGGAGAATGTGAAGGATTCCTACTTCCCTTATGCCCGTCCTCAGGAGAGTGGAAATAAGTCTGATGTTCGCTGGTTGACGATGACTAATGCCAAGGGAAAAGGAATCAAAATAGAAGGGGAAACCTTGCTTAATGTTGGCGCTCTTCCTTACTCTGTAGACGACCTAGACCCTGAAATGGATAAGAAGCAGTACCATTCGGGTGAGCTTCAGCCAGCCCCATTTATCAACTTTAATGTCGATTTTGAGCAAATGGGGGTACAAGGAATTGACAGCTGGGGTTCATGGCCTTTGGATCAGTATCAGCTTAAGTTTAAGAGCTACAGCTACACCTACTGGATTAAGCCAATTTAG
- the ileS gene encoding isoleucine--tRNA ligase, whose translation MSSKFPEYKGLDLSQVNKDVLKTWDKDDTFKQSIETRAGHPTFVFYEGPPSANGMPGIHHVMARTIKDSFCRYKTQKGYLVHRKAGWDTHGLPVELGVEKMLGITKDDIGKSITVEEYNNTCRKEVMKYTGAWQDLTHKMGYWVNMEDPYITYDNRYIETLWYLLKELHQKGLLYKGYTIQPYSPAAGTGLSTHELNQPGCYRDVKDTTVVAQFKVVKNDRSAFLFEGVEEEMFFMAWTTTPWTLPSNTALAVGEKIDYVSVRTFNPYTGIPVVLILAKPLFAKYFSEKNKELKLEDYKAGDKNIPYVILKEFKGKDIEGLRYEQLMPYHQPEDGDAFRVLCGDFVSTEDGTGIVHIAPSFGADDFRVAKQNGIGSLTLVDKSGKFIDGCGEFSGRYVKNEYDPNYVEGTDSVDVDIAVKLKAENKAFKIEKYEHSYPHCWRTDKPVLYYPLDSWFIKTTAIREKMIELNDTINWKPASTGTGRFGKWLENLVDWNLSRSRYWGTPLPVWANEDYSEIKCIGSVSELKAEIEKSIAAGFMTSNPFAGYTDGDYTKDNYESFDLHRPHVDNIVLVSSKGEKMTRETDLIDVWFDSGAMPYAQVHYPFAISKEEFEKVYPADFIAEGVDQTRGWFFTLHAIASMLFDSVSFKNVISNGLVLDKNGNKMSKRLGNAVEPFQVIEEYGSDPLRWYMVTNSSPWDNLKFDIAGVDEVRRKFFGTLYNTYSFFALYANVDGFTFSEAEVPVEERPEIDRWIISLLNSLVKECEEAYDSYEATRAGRAIQNFVTENLSNWYVRLNRKRFWGGEYSKDKIAAYQTLYTCLETVAQLGAPIAPFYMDRLFTDLNAISKRNNEKSVHLARFPEANEQHIDKNLEEQMDIAQLASSMVLALRRKVNIKVRQPLTKIMIPVLDAQLQSQIEAVEQLILGEVNVKELEYLHETTGILVKKIKPNFKTLGPRYGKQMKEISAAVGAFTQEDIAQIEREQKYTLNLASGVVEMTIEDVEITSEDIPGWLVASEGKLTIALDITITDELRQEGIARELINRIQNIRKDSNFDVTDKVVITLQKHAEIDAAIANFKDYIAGQTLATDIILAETVNNGVEIDLDNELILKIDVQKAIV comes from the coding sequence ATGAGTTCGAAATTTCCTGAATACAAAGGCTTAGACCTTTCACAAGTCAACAAGGACGTTCTTAAAACGTGGGACAAAGACGATACTTTTAAACAAAGTATCGAAACAAGAGCAGGTCATCCAACATTCGTGTTTTACGAGGGACCACCATCTGCAAACGGAATGCCTGGCATTCACCACGTAATGGCACGTACCATTAAGGACTCATTTTGCCGTTACAAAACTCAAAAAGGCTACCTAGTACACCGTAAAGCAGGCTGGGATACCCACGGGCTACCCGTAGAGCTTGGTGTTGAAAAGATGCTAGGCATCACCAAAGACGACATCGGCAAGTCGATTACCGTAGAAGAGTACAACAACACCTGCCGCAAGGAGGTAATGAAGTACACCGGCGCTTGGCAAGACCTTACCCATAAAATGGGCTACTGGGTGAACATGGAAGATCCATACATCACCTACGACAACCGCTACATCGAAACGCTATGGTACCTGCTTAAGGAACTTCACCAAAAAGGTTTACTATACAAGGGATACACCATACAACCCTACTCGCCTGCTGCGGGTACCGGATTAAGTACCCACGAGCTAAACCAGCCTGGCTGCTACCGCGATGTGAAGGACACCACCGTTGTGGCTCAGTTTAAGGTGGTAAAGAACGATCGCTCGGCCTTCCTTTTCGAAGGAGTTGAAGAGGAGATGTTCTTTATGGCTTGGACTACCACCCCTTGGACCTTACCATCCAACACGGCACTTGCCGTTGGCGAAAAGATCGACTATGTAAGCGTTCGCACCTTTAACCCATACACGGGCATTCCAGTGGTGCTGATTCTTGCAAAGCCGCTATTTGCAAAATATTTCTCCGAAAAAAATAAGGAGCTTAAGCTAGAAGATTACAAAGCTGGCGATAAGAATATCCCATACGTAATTCTTAAAGAGTTTAAGGGGAAAGATATTGAAGGGCTACGCTACGAGCAGCTAATGCCTTACCACCAACCCGAAGATGGCGATGCGTTCCGCGTACTTTGCGGCGACTTCGTATCTACCGAAGATGGTACCGGTATTGTTCACATAGCGCCTAGCTTTGGTGCCGATGACTTCCGCGTAGCGAAGCAAAACGGCATTGGCTCGCTTACCTTGGTAGATAAATCGGGTAAGTTCATCGACGGCTGCGGCGAATTTAGCGGTCGCTACGTGAAAAACGAGTACGACCCTAACTACGTAGAGGGAACCGACTCGGTTGACGTTGACATTGCTGTTAAGCTGAAGGCTGAAAATAAGGCATTCAAGATTGAAAAGTACGAGCACAGCTACCCACACTGCTGGCGTACCGACAAGCCAGTGCTTTACTATCCGCTCGATTCTTGGTTTATCAAAACCACCGCTATCCGCGAAAAGATGATCGAGCTAAACGACACCATCAACTGGAAACCAGCGTCAACAGGAACTGGTCGCTTTGGAAAGTGGCTAGAGAATTTGGTGGACTGGAACCTTTCGCGCTCGCGCTACTGGGGGACCCCGCTACCCGTTTGGGCTAACGAGGACTATAGTGAAATTAAGTGCATCGGATCGGTATCTGAGCTCAAAGCAGAAATTGAAAAGTCTATTGCCGCAGGATTTATGACCAGCAACCCATTTGCTGGCTATACGGATGGCGACTACACTAAAGATAACTACGAGTCGTTTGACCTTCACCGTCCTCATGTGGACAACATTGTACTCGTATCGAGCAAGGGCGAAAAGATGACCCGCGAAACAGACCTTATCGACGTTTGGTTCGACTCTGGAGCCATGCCATACGCGCAGGTTCACTATCCTTTTGCCATCAGCAAGGAGGAGTTCGAAAAGGTTTATCCAGCCGACTTTATTGCCGAAGGGGTAGACCAAACTCGTGGCTGGTTCTTTACGCTTCATGCCATCGCTTCAATGCTATTCGATAGCGTATCGTTTAAAAACGTAATATCGAACGGTCTGGTGCTCGATAAGAACGGAAATAAGATGAGCAAGCGCCTTGGTAATGCCGTTGAACCATTCCAAGTAATTGAGGAGTATGGCTCCGATCCGCTTCGCTGGTACATGGTAACCAACTCGTCGCCTTGGGACAACCTAAAGTTCGATATCGCTGGCGTTGACGAGGTACGTAGAAAGTTCTTCGGAACGCTTTACAACACCTACTCGTTCTTTGCCCTCTACGCCAACGTTGATGGATTTACCTTCAGCGAGGCAGAAGTTCCTGTAGAGGAGCGTCCTGAGATCGACCGTTGGATAATCTCGCTTCTAAACTCGCTTGTAAAAGAGTGCGAAGAGGCATACGATAGCTACGAGGCAACCCGTGCTGGCCGTGCCATCCAAAATTTTGTAACCGAAAACCTATCGAACTGGTACGTTCGCCTAAACCGTAAGCGTTTCTGGGGTGGCGAATACTCGAAAGATAAAATCGCCGCTTACCAAACCCTATACACCTGTTTGGAAACAGTTGCCCAGCTAGGTGCTCCAATTGCTCCATTCTATATGGATAGGCTCTTCACCGACCTTAACGCAATCAGCAAGCGTAACAACGAAAAGAGTGTTCACCTTGCCCGATTCCCCGAGGCTAACGAGCAGCACATCGACAAGAACCTAGAGGAGCAAATGGATATCGCACAGCTAGCCTCTTCGATGGTACTAGCGCTGCGCCGCAAGGTAAACATCAAGGTGCGTCAACCGCTTACCAAAATCATGATTCCGGTGCTCGATGCGCAGCTACAATCTCAAATAGAGGCGGTAGAGCAGCTTATTCTTGGCGAAGTAAACGTAAAAGAGCTGGAGTATCTGCACGAAACAACCGGGATCCTTGTTAAGAAGATAAAGCCAAACTTTAAGACACTAGGTCCACGCTACGGCAAGCAGATGAAGGAAATTTCGGCTGCAGTAGGAGCGTTTACCCAAGAGGATATTGCCCAAATTGAACGTGAGCAAAAGTATACCCTTAACCTAGCCTCAGGCGTGGTTGAGATGACCATCGAGGACGTGGAAATCACCTCTGAGGATATTCCAGGATGGCTGGTAGCATCGGAAGGTAAGCTAACTATTGCGCTGGATATCACCATTACCGACGAGTTACGTCAGGAAGGTATTGCCCGCGAGCTAATCAACCGTATTCAAAATATCCGTAAGGATAGCAACTTCGACGTAACCGACAAGGTGGTTATCACCCTTCAAAAGCATGCGGAGATTGATGCCGCAATTGCCAACTTTAAGGATTATATCGCTGGACAAACCTTGGCTACAGATATAATTCTAGCAGAAACTGTAAACAATGGAGTAGAAATCGATTTGGATAACGAACTTATTCTAAAAATCGATGTTCAAAAAGCCATAGTATAA
- a CDS encoding endonuclease/exonuclease/phosphatase family protein — MAQTNKKTSSKELSLKVLQFNIWQEGTIVAGGFDAIIDEIIRTKADLITLSEVRNYNGTSLDKRLVEALKAKGYTFYSERSEDSGILSRYPIVQQWAFFPVKDDRGSITKALIDVKGTMVALYSAHLDYRNCSLYLPRGYDGSTWDELPAPITNTATIAEDNLKSQRDEAIDAFIADAKIERSKGRIVMLGGDFNEPSHQDWVEATKNLYDHRGVVMPWRNTLELSKNGFVDAFRKQYPNPLTHPGFTFPADNPAVAIQKLAWSPKADDRDRIDFIFYHPDSRLRLKGVTIVGPKGSVAKNQRIVETSEDVFDIPAGVWPTDHKAGLASFRLTTR; from the coding sequence ATGGCGCAAACTAACAAGAAGACTTCCTCTAAAGAACTTTCTCTAAAAGTTCTTCAATTCAATATATGGCAAGAGGGAACCATCGTTGCAGGTGGTTTTGACGCCATTATTGACGAAATAATCCGCACCAAGGCAGATCTCATTACGCTAAGCGAGGTTCGAAACTACAACGGAACCAGCCTAGACAAACGGCTGGTAGAGGCGCTAAAAGCTAAAGGTTACACCTTTTACTCAGAGCGAAGCGAAGACTCTGGAATTCTCTCTCGATATCCCATAGTACAGCAATGGGCCTTTTTCCCTGTTAAGGACGACCGAGGCTCCATCACCAAAGCGCTTATTGATGTAAAGGGAACAATGGTAGCCCTCTATAGCGCGCATCTCGACTACAGAAACTGCAGCCTATACCTTCCCCGAGGATACGACGGCTCCACTTGGGACGAACTCCCAGCACCAATAACCAATACTGCTACAATAGCAGAAGATAACCTAAAGTCGCAGCGCGACGAAGCCATTGACGCCTTCATTGCCGATGCAAAGATCGAAAGATCAAAGGGAAGAATCGTAATGCTTGGGGGTGACTTTAACGAACCCTCCCATCAGGATTGGGTGGAAGCAACCAAAAACCTATACGATCATCGCGGAGTGGTTATGCCGTGGAGAAACACGCTCGAACTCTCGAAAAATGGCTTTGTGGATGCCTTTAGAAAGCAATATCCCAATCCGCTAACCCATCCGGGCTTCACCTTCCCTGCCGACAATCCTGCTGTGGCCATTCAAAAACTTGCCTGGTCGCCTAAAGCAGACGATAGAGATCGAATAGACTTTATTTTTTACCACCCCGACTCCCGATTAAGGCTAAAGGGAGTAACGATTGTAGGACCCAAAGGATCAGTTGCCAAAAATCAGCGAATCGTCGAAACGTCAGAGGATGTTTTTGATATTCCCGCAGGCGTATGGCCAACCGACCATAAAGCGGGACTTGCCTCTTTTCGCTTAACTACGAGGTAA